Genomic segment of Polycladomyces abyssicola:
GATGTCATGCAAAAAGCGGTCGAGTTGTTCGGTGAGGATTTGGTGGAAGTGGTCGATTAAAATAGAAGGGATAACTGCAGGCCATTGGGCCGATAGGAGGAATGGACAATGATGCGGAACATGAACCAAATGATGAAACAAGTGAAAAAAATGCAGGAACAGATGCAAAAAGCGCAGGAAGAACTGGGTAAAAAAGAAGTGGAAGGCACGGCAGGGGGCGGTGTCGTCAAAGTAGTGATGAACGGGCACAAGCAGGTGGTTTCCGTGGAAATCGCTCCGGAAGTGGTAGACCCGGACGATGTGGAAATGCTGCAGGATCTCATCACGGCCGCTTTCCAAGATGCCCTGAAGAAAACGGATGAACTGATCGCCCAGGATCTCGGTAAATTTACTGGCGGACTCAATTTGCCCGGTTTGTTCTAATGGCATGGTTGCATCCATAAAATAAAGGCATCAGGAGTGCGTGGAAGTGTACGTACCTGAACCCATCTCCAAGTTGATCGAAGGTTTTATGAGGCTGCCGGGCATTGGACCGAAGACGGCCCAACGCCTGGCCTTTTTTGTATTGAAAATGGAAGAGGAAGATGTACTGGATCTGGCCAAGGCACTCGTTCGTGCCAAACGTGATCTGCGCTTTTGCGCCGTTTGCAATAACATCAGCGACCGGGAAGTATGTTCCATTTGCAGTGACAAGCATCGTGACCGTTCGACGATTTGTGTCGTGCAGGACCCCCGTGACGTGATGGCGATGGAACGGACACGGGAGTACAACGGGCTGTACCATGTTTTGCATGGAGCCATATCACCCATGGAAGGGATCGGTCCGGATGAGTTGAAGATCCCGGAACTGTTAAAGCGGTTGGAAGATGAAACAGTACAGGAGTTGATCTTGGCCACCAACCCCAATATTGAAGGGGAAGCAACCGCGATGTATTTGGCCAAATTGGTCAAGCCGTTCGGGCTGCGCGTGACCCGGATTGCTCATGGATTGCCCGTAGGCGGGGATTTGGAATATGCGGACGAAGTGACATTGACGAAGGCGCTGGAAGGTCGCCGGGAGCTATAAAGCATTTGTGTGAAGGAGCGTTTCCATGCAGACACCGATGATTTCCACTCCTCCCCCCATCGGGCCTCGTTCGCAAAAGCCTTCGGCCAAGGTGCAGTTGATATCCGCCTGGATGCTGTTTCTCAGCTTTCTCACGATGATACCGATGGAATATGCTTCTTTGGACTGGGAAAAAACATCGGCGGGAACATGGCGAATCGTCGAAGGAGATCACTTGAGCCTGTCGCTGGCATTGGCCTATGGTCTATGGGCATTGTGGACAGTGGTGGGAACCGGTGTTTTTCTGATTGCTGGCATCGTCAATCGGTTCGCCTACGAACGTTCACATGCAGATATCACCTGGCGGGATCTGATCTACTTTTTGGCTTGGGTACAATGCTTGTCGCTCCTGCTTTCCCTTCCCTTTGAATTGTTTCCGGGAGTAGGAGGTAGTGTGAGTTTATTGTACCCGTATTTGCCGCATCTCATCATTTTGGGTCTGGGATTGATCTTGTATCGCCATCGCTTGCATCTGTTGGGATTTCGCCGTCCGAATTCCTACGGATGGATGGTGATTGTCATCAGTTTGCTGTATGTGGTCGTCTTTTTCCAATGGATCGATCAATGGGTGACTCATCCCGTCGCTCGCTATTTCTCGTTGGAACTGGATTCGTGGCGGGAGGAAAGTATCTCCCAAGGCATTCGCCAGGCTGGAACATCCGGATGGGGTGCATTGGCCGGACAGATCGTGATGTTGGGTATGATCGGACCCATTGCCGAAGAGATGTTGTTTCGGGGGGTTTTGCAGGAGGTATTGCGGCGTCGCCTCGGTGTATGGGTGAGTGTTTTGTTATCGTCCGTGTTGTTTGCGCTGTTTCATGTGGATGTCGCTTTGCTGGCGCCGTTATTGGTGTTGGGTCTCATTCTCGGATCTCTGAAGGCTGTCTTCCGAAGCCTGTGGGCGCCCATTTTGTTTCACATGATCAACAACACTTCATCGGTGATCATGGAATTGTTACATCGATAAAAGTGGCGGTGTCCGATTACATCAAACCAGGATCGTGTGTCGCCCCGCCCATCGTTCTATTCCCAAGTCCTCCTTCATATGCTTGTACCAAGGGGAGGGATGAACATGGGAATCAAATGGTGGATAATGGCGGGTGCTGGCGGCATGATCCTTTTTATGTTGCTCAGCCGGTCCGCTTGGCGACCGCTCAAGTGGATCTGGTACGGGGTGTTGTATACGGCGGTAGGGGCGGTTGTGTTGTTTCTGTTCAACCTGGTGGGTGAATGGATGCATTTCCGCATTCCCATCAATCCGATGACTGCCTTTATCACCGGTGTGCTCGGTTTACCTGGATTGTTGTATTTGGTGATCGTTAAGGGCTTTTTATTGGGTGGATAAAGATGGGATCATGATCATCAAAAAAAGTGTTGACGAAACATGTCGACCGTGATATATTAATTGCTGTCGCCGATACGGACAGGATGTCCGGAAGGCAAACAAAAAAACCTCGAAAAAAAGTGTTGACAAGATCGAGTGAAAGTGATAAGATTGATCTTGTCGCCGCGCGAGAGCGCGGGAGGATGAAAGCGAGATTGCGAGAAGCGATCGAGCGGCGTTCCTTGAAAACTGAAGAGTGGAGGAAGGACTCGTCAGTTCTTCTTGAGTGATATTTTTAGGAGAGTTTGATCCTGGCTCAGGATGAACGCTGGCGGCGTGCCTAATACATGCAAGTCGAGCGGGTGAAGCTGACAGATCCCTTCGGGGTGACGTTGGTGGATCCAGCGGCGAACGGGTGAGTAACACGTG
This window contains:
- a CDS encoding CPBP family intramembrane glutamic endopeptidase; amino-acid sequence: MQTPMISTPPPIGPRSQKPSAKVQLISAWMLFLSFLTMIPMEYASLDWEKTSAGTWRIVEGDHLSLSLALAYGLWALWTVVGTGVFLIAGIVNRFAYERSHADITWRDLIYFLAWVQCLSLLLSLPFELFPGVGGSVSLLYPYLPHLIILGLGLILYRHRLHLLGFRRPNSYGWMVIVISLLYVVVFFQWIDQWVTHPVARYFSLELDSWREESISQGIRQAGTSGWGALAGQIVMLGMIGPIAEEMLFRGVLQEVLRRRLGVWVSVLLSSVLFALFHVDVALLAPLLVLGLILGSLKAVFRSLWAPILFHMINNTSSVIMELLHR
- a CDS encoding YbaB/EbfC family nucleoid-associated protein — encoded protein: MRNMNQMMKQVKKMQEQMQKAQEELGKKEVEGTAGGGVVKVVMNGHKQVVSVEIAPEVVDPDDVEMLQDLITAAFQDALKKTDELIAQDLGKFTGGLNLPGLF
- the recR gene encoding recombination mediator RecR, whose amino-acid sequence is MYVPEPISKLIEGFMRLPGIGPKTAQRLAFFVLKMEEEDVLDLAKALVRAKRDLRFCAVCNNISDREVCSICSDKHRDRSTICVVQDPRDVMAMERTREYNGLYHVLHGAISPMEGIGPDELKIPELLKRLEDETVQELILATNPNIEGEATAMYLAKLVKPFGLRVTRIAHGLPVGGDLEYADEVTLTKALEGRREL
- a CDS encoding pro-sigmaK processing inhibitor BofA family protein; translation: MGIKWWIMAGAGGMILFMLLSRSAWRPLKWIWYGVLYTAVGAVVLFLFNLVGEWMHFRIPINPMTAFITGVLGLPGLLYLVIVKGFLLGG